From a region of the Rhipicephalus microplus isolate Deutch F79 chromosome X, USDA_Rmic, whole genome shotgun sequence genome:
- the CCAP gene encoding crustacean cardioactive peptide: MSTTGLLLFGVLVLSVCLTEAQEKPDDVSEERFEPEQKRPFCNAFTGCGGKRSQYRTRNLMSRLRQRILDASARNHHRSRSQFQGDADSRSALDADELRSGAILVNLPSLLRKRRFSMNSP, encoded by the exons ATGTCTACTACTGGGTTGCTCCTCTTTGGCGTCCTCGTCCTTTCAGTCTGCTTGACGGAAGCACAAGAAAAGCCG GATGACGTGAGCGAAGAGCGCTTTGAGCCGGAGCAGAAGCGGCCTTTCTGCAACGCCTTCACTGGCTGTGGAGGAAAGAGGTCCCAGTACAGGACGCGCAACCTGATGTCTAGGCTGCGGCAGAGGATACTGGACGCATCGGCTAGGAATCACCATCGCTCCCGGAGCCAGTTTCAAGGGGACGCAGACAGCCGCAGCGCTCTGGACGCTGACGAG TTGCGGAGCGGTGCCATACTGGTGAATCTACCCAGCCTGTTGCGGAAGCGGAGGTTCTCCATGAACAGCCCGTAG